One genomic segment of Catalinimonas alkaloidigena includes these proteins:
- a CDS encoding shikimate kinase codes for MKIFLVGMPGSGKTTLGKQLARLLDMQFIDLDTEIEHLARTTISEIFQQHGEAYFREMERDTLDKVIHEHESFIMATGGGAPCFHNNMEAMNSAGLSIFIDIPSHEIISRMSKKGMADRPLFQGLDTENMVEEFDKKFRPRIPFYKQAKIEISGDYVTAERIIHLISLQKKKDTRS; via the coding sequence ATGAAAATTTTTTTAGTGGGTATGCCCGGTTCAGGAAAAACTACCCTTGGCAAACAGCTTGCACGCCTGCTGGACATGCAATTTATTGATCTGGATACTGAGATTGAGCATCTTGCCCGTACCACGATTAGCGAGATCTTTCAGCAGCATGGTGAGGCTTACTTCCGGGAGATGGAACGAGACACTTTGGATAAAGTCATTCATGAACATGAAAGCTTCATAATGGCTACCGGGGGTGGTGCCCCTTGCTTTCATAACAATATGGAAGCTATGAACAGCGCTGGTCTGTCAATTTTTATTGATATTCCTTCTCATGAGATTATTAGCCGTATGAGTAAGAAGGGGATGGCTGACAGGCCCTTGTTCCAGGGGCTGGACACAGAAAATATGGTAGAAGAATTTGACAAAAAATTCAGACCCAGAATTCCTTTTTATAAACAGGCAAAAATAGAAATATCAGGTGATTATGTGACCGCCGAGCGTATCATTCACCTGATATCTCTACAAAAGAAAAAAGATACTAGAAGTTAA
- a CDS encoding BT_3928 family protein: MNIIVQISRFLVGGLFIFSGLIKINDPVGTAIKLEEYFEVFAADFAPFFAYLVPAALFFSVLLSVLEVVLGVAVLLNYRMRITAWILLGLIVFFTFLTFYSAYFNKVTDCGCFGDAIKLTPWQSFIKDIILLVLILLLFLYRDRVEPFLDQGRADITIGVVALVNIAGAIIAIQHLPYIDFRAYKVGANIPQLMQPSAQLKYKYIMTKDGKEEEFMDYPSDGGYEFKEMVLLNPEAQPKITDYSVWNPEGDFTEQTFEGDKFIIIMYDAQKADTESLDEIKRLSSKLPEHIDPIILTASGETIFESFRHEHQLALPYYFADATVLKTIIRSNPGLVLMQDGVVLAKWHHNDVPEAKAIEQLINRDIASSN; encoded by the coding sequence ATGAATATTATTGTCCAGATTTCCCGCTTCCTAGTGGGTGGTTTATTTATCTTTTCCGGTCTGATCAAGATTAATGACCCTGTAGGCACTGCCATCAAGCTTGAAGAATACTTTGAAGTTTTTGCGGCTGATTTTGCTCCTTTCTTTGCATACCTGGTTCCTGCGGCTCTTTTTTTCTCGGTTTTACTAAGTGTACTGGAAGTAGTGCTAGGAGTAGCTGTACTGCTCAATTACCGCATGCGCATCACCGCCTGGATCTTACTGGGGCTGATTGTGTTTTTTACTTTCCTCACTTTCTATTCAGCCTACTTTAATAAAGTTACTGATTGTGGTTGCTTCGGCGATGCCATCAAGCTTACTCCCTGGCAGTCTTTTATCAAGGATATTATTCTGTTGGTACTTATACTACTTTTATTCTTGTACCGCGATCGGGTTGAACCTTTTTTGGATCAGGGAAGGGCAGATATTACTATTGGGGTGGTTGCTTTAGTCAATATCGCAGGAGCGATTATTGCTATTCAACATCTCCCTTACATTGATTTCAGAGCCTACAAAGTTGGGGCAAATATACCCCAATTGATGCAGCCTTCCGCTCAACTGAAGTACAAATACATTATGACCAAGGATGGTAAAGAGGAGGAGTTTATGGATTATCCATCTGATGGTGGTTATGAGTTTAAAGAAATGGTACTACTCAACCCGGAAGCTCAGCCTAAAATCACTGACTATAGTGTGTGGAATCCGGAAGGAGATTTTACCGAACAGACATTTGAGGGTGATAAGTTTATCATTATTATGTACGATGCTCAAAAGGCAGATACAGAGTCGCTGGATGAAATCAAAAGACTAAGCAGTAAACTTCCCGAGCACATTGACCCTATCATCCTCACCGCTTCCGGGGAAACTATTTTTGAATCTTTTCGCCACGAACATCAGTTGGCCCTACCCTACTACTTTGCGGATGCTACCGTGCTTAAAACTATTATCCGGTCAAATCCCGGATTGGTACTGATGCAAGATGGAGTAGTCCTCGCCAAGTGGCATCATAATGATGTGCCTGAAGCTAAAGCAATTGAGCAACTAATCAATAGAGATATTGCCTCCAGTAATTAA